The nucleotide sequence TGACGTTGAAACCGAAGAAGAAGCTGAAGAATTCCTGCGATATCTCCATAATCTTGGAGTATATGCAGTTCTACATAAATTTGAAGGCGATAAAGCAATTATAAGGAGAATATATCAATCTACAACCGATAAAGTTTCTAATCTCCTTAACGGCGGACTTTACTAATTTTAATAGAGATATTTAAATATAGGTGTGAAAAATATCTTAATTTTAAACTGATCCTCAGGTAAAAAAATGTCACATGATAAATCAAAGATATTTAAAATAGGGTTTCTCGGACCTTCAGGAACCTATGCAGAAGAGGCTGCATCTAAAATTAGTGGAGAATTAATACCATTTGATTCTATAATGGAAGTTCTGGATGCTGTGCAGAATGAAAATATAGATATTGGTGTTGTTCCCATTGAAAATTCGATAGAAGGTCCTGTTGGGATAACACTTGATCTTCTTGCACACGATTATGATCTAAAGATTAATAAGGAAATAATTCTACCAGTAAGGCATAATCTTCTTTTAAATGAAGGGGCAAACATTAAAGATATTGATACCATATATTCACATGCCCAGGCGCTTTCCCAGTGCCGTAAATTCATTGAAAAACTTGGAGCGAAACCTGTAGCAACCCCAAGCACTTCTAGTGCTGCAGAAATGATTTTAGGTAAAAAAAATGCTGCTGCAATTGGAACCAGGCAGGCTGCAGAAATATATGGATTGAAGATTGCAGAATCCAATATTCAGGACTACGATGATAATTTAACAAGGTTTGTTGTACTTGGCAGACATGATCATGTTCGGACTGGTCATGACAAAACTTCTGCCATTTTTTCGCTTATGGAGGATAAGCCCGGCGGACTTTATGAAGTTTTGGGTGAGTTTGCCAGAAAAGATATCAATTTAACTAAAATTGAATCACGTCCATCTAAAAAAAAGCTTGGAAATTACATATTTTTTATCGATTTTCAGGGCCATAGAGAGGATAAAAAGATCAAGAATGTTTTAAATACCATCAAAAACAAGATATCATATGTGAGGATCCTCGGATCATATCCTGTTGAGGAGGATGATTAAGATAACTCTTGAAAAGGAAAAAATTTTAAGAAGCTTAAAAGAGCTTGAAAGTGAATTTAATAAAGGTAAGATTCCCCAAAGGCATTATGAGGTTCAAAAAAGGCAGCTGGAAGAAAAGCTTGAAGCTTTTGAAGTTGCAAACAGAGTGCGAAGACTTCAGGGTAAAGAAACTGCTGAAGTACCTCTGGATGATGAAGAGGACACTGAAGAAGAGAATGAAGAATTATTTAAAAAGTATATCACTTCTCCAGGTCTTAAAGAGAAAAAGCTGGAAAAACCAAAAGATCAAGGTCGAATATCCCAGAATAAAATGATCGGGATTGCCCTTTTAGCTGCAGCATTCCTTATAGGTATTGTATTCGGC is from Methanobacterium sp. and encodes:
- the pheA gene encoding prephenate dehydratase; protein product: MSHDKSKIFKIGFLGPSGTYAEEAASKISGELIPFDSIMEVLDAVQNENIDIGVVPIENSIEGPVGITLDLLAHDYDLKINKEIILPVRHNLLLNEGANIKDIDTIYSHAQALSQCRKFIEKLGAKPVATPSTSSAAEMILGKKNAAAIGTRQAAEIYGLKIAESNIQDYDDNLTRFVVLGRHDHVRTGHDKTSAIFSLMEDKPGGLYEVLGEFARKDINLTKIESRPSKKKLGNYIFFIDFQGHREDKKIKNVLNTIKNKISYVRILGSYPVEEDD